In a genomic window of Callithrix jacchus isolate 240 chromosome 22, calJac240_pri, whole genome shotgun sequence:
- the LOC103789898 gene encoding uncharacterized protein LOC103789898 isoform X7, translated as MILGNVCRPWAALWVHPAVASVLVATSWLRNDSEQCCSRRSAAVARSPATLRFRSAEVRVRGACGDGHCPSLRAWKGDSVGYRNLQSNVSGDI; from the exons ATGATCCTGGGAAATGTCTGTCGGCCCTGGGCGGCGCTCTGGGTCCATCCCGCGGTAGCCTCGGTCCTGGTGGCGACTTCCTGGCTCAGGAACGATTCTGAGCAGTGTTGTTCCCGGAGGTCTGCAGCCGTTGCCCGCTCACCAGCGACGCTGCGATTCAGGTCCGCAGAGGTGCGGGTTCGGGGCGCCTGCGGGGACG GACACTGCCCATCTCTAAGAGCCTGGAAAGGGGACTCTGTTGGCTATCGGAACTTGCAGAGTAATGTCTCAG GTGACATTTAG